In Candidatus Micrarchaeota archaeon, the genomic window CCGTCTATGCTTATCACGTAGCCGACCCAGTTCTCGGATTTCGGGTGGAACTTCTGCCTCTCCTCGCTTTTGTTGTATGCTGATACCGCCTCTATCTCCACATCGTTAATCTTTGTCCTGAAGCCGGGCATTGAAACCTCCAGGTGCCTGTACTCCTTCCCGTCAAGGCAGTTCTTCGGTGCTATGATCCTCGTGCTGTCTTTGCGCACCCTGTCTATGTCGGCCTTGCTGTTGTGATCGAAGTGTGGGTGCGTTATGAGCATTATGTCGGCCTTTTCCTTTATGCCATCGCCCACCTTGAATGGGTCTATGAATATTGTCGTGCCCTTTGCCTTTATGTAGAATGCCGCGTGGCCTATCCAGAATATGCTTTCCCTTACGTTCATCTAATCACACAATCACTCTGTTTTTCAAGAATTTAGCGGTTGCGCTTTTCTTTGCTAGGGGCATCGGGCGCCGCATCGCCATAGATAAATATTTATAGAGATAATATGTAGTATTTGCGTATCTTCAATGCGGCAAATGATGGGGATGGTTGGCAAAGAACTATTCACGGCTAAGTGGATCACGCTTGTCTTGCTATTTGCGGCGTTCCTCCCCGTTGCGTTTACCGGAATAGCAAACGGTGCCAGTGCCGGCTCTTCCTACGATTTCATAATAGGCAACACCCTCGGCAACAGCAGCGTCGCGAACTACATAATATCCAACACCTACGCGATGAACTATCTCCTTGCGAATCCGGAAACCCTGGGCTATTTCCTGAACTTTTCAATGGCGACCAACTCCGTGCTGAATAATCCATCGATAACAACTGTAACGATGAACGGGAGTTCCCTTGTATATTTCATGTCCAATCCCTCCTTCGGCAGCGTGCTGCAGAACTACCCGCAGTTCAACAATTTCGTGGGCAGCGGCAACGTTTCAGGCATAACCGCAAACCACGAGCTGCTTACCTGCCTGCTGGCGAATCCCTCCCTAGCTACCGTTGCGCAAAGCCCCTCGACATTCTATTCATTCATAGCCCA contains:
- a CDS encoding MBL fold metallo-hydrolase translates to MNVRESIFWIGHAAFYIKAKGTTIFIDPFKVGDGIKEKADIMLITHPHFDHNSKADIDRVRKDSTRIIAPKNCLDGKEYRHLEVSMPGFRTKINDVEIEAVSAYNKSEERQKFHPKSENWVGYVISIDGTRIYHAGDTDLIPEMENIRDIDVALLPMGGTYTMAEEDAINAAKKIGPKTVIPMHYKMVLGRERSDQLEKSVTGKLKNALILKEVQEPMYSF